A window of the Flavobacterium sangjuense genome harbors these coding sequences:
- a CDS encoding aldehyde dehydrogenase: MNFKTDINYRKQSLLKLLNCVQLHEQEIIKALYDDFKKPAFEAVISETAYILTELNHTIKNINKWAKPQLVLPSLLNFPSTDYIYKEPYGKVLIIAPWNYPYQLALCPLIAAVAAGNEVVVKPSELTPNTSKIVAKIINETFDENHVKCVEGGIEIAQQLLAQRWDYIFFTGSVAVGKIVAKAAAENLTPVTLELGGKNPCIIDETANIKLAAKRIVWGKFLNAGQTCIAPDYLLVSNKIKAAFIESLKKEITAAYGENPEKSTDFARIINGKNWKRLALMIKDENVIFGGQINETDFYIAPTLINEPALDSMIMKDEIFGPILPVLSFENEADLVSIISRYEKPLSLYVFSNNSAFAKKIIQNYSFGGGCINDTVVYFSNKRLPFGGVGHSGIGAYHGKLSFDTFTHRKAVVKKANWLDIPIRYAPYKGKINILKKILKWLS, translated from the coding sequence ATGAATTTTAAAACAGATATAAATTACCGAAAACAATCGTTATTAAAATTATTGAATTGTGTTCAGTTGCATGAACAGGAAATCATAAAAGCACTCTATGATGATTTCAAAAAACCAGCCTTTGAAGCGGTTATAAGTGAAACAGCTTACATACTGACTGAACTTAATCATACCATTAAAAACATAAATAAATGGGCAAAACCTCAACTGGTTTTGCCTTCTCTTTTAAATTTCCCGTCAACAGATTATATCTATAAAGAACCTTATGGTAAAGTATTAATTATTGCTCCGTGGAATTATCCATACCAATTGGCATTATGCCCCTTAATCGCTGCCGTTGCTGCAGGAAATGAAGTGGTGGTAAAACCTTCGGAACTAACGCCAAACACTTCAAAGATTGTTGCCAAAATAATAAACGAAACTTTTGATGAAAATCATGTAAAATGTGTGGAAGGCGGTATTGAAATTGCTCAACAATTATTAGCACAACGCTGGGATTATATTTTCTTTACAGGCAGCGTTGCTGTTGGTAAAATAGTAGCCAAAGCAGCGGCAGAAAACCTAACGCCGGTAACATTAGAACTTGGTGGAAAAAATCCGTGTATTATTGACGAAACGGCTAATATAAAACTGGCAGCCAAAAGAATCGTTTGGGGCAAATTCCTAAATGCTGGGCAAACCTGCATTGCGCCAGATTATTTGTTGGTTTCGAATAAAATAAAAGCAGCTTTTATCGAATCATTAAAAAAGGAAATCACAGCTGCTTATGGAGAAAATCCGGAAAAGTCTACCGATTTTGCAAGAATCATCAATGGAAAAAACTGGAAAAGATTGGCTTTAATGATAAAAGATGAAAATGTAATTTTCGGAGGTCAAATCAATGAAACCGATTTTTACATAGCGCCAACACTTATTAACGAGCCTGCTTTGGACAGCATGATTATGAAAGACGAAATTTTTGGCCCAATTCTTCCTGTTTTATCTTTTGAAAACGAAGCTGATTTGGTTTCCATAATTTCAAGATACGAAAAGCCTTTGTCGCTTTATGTTTTTAGCAATAACAGCGCTTTCGCCAAAAAAATAATCCAAAATTATTCTTTTGGCGGTGGCTGCATTAATGATACAGTTGTTTATTTTTCCAACAAAAGATTGCCATTTGGAGGAGTTGGACATAGTGGTATTGGTGCCTATCACGGTAAGTTAAGTTTTGATACTTTTACGCATCGCAAAGCTGTTGTCAAAAAAGCAAATTGGCTTGATATTCCGATTCGGTATGCGCCCTATAAAGGAAAAATAAATATTTTAAAGAAAATATTAAAATGGCTGTCCTAA
- a CDS encoding RluA family pseudouridine synthase, translated as MPKVISTKDNLQILHEDNHIIVVNKRVGDIVQGDKTGDKPLSDVVKEYIKEKYNKPGEVFLGVVHRLDRPTTGIVVFARTSKALTRLNELFANRETQKTYWAVVKNKPEKDSDTLVHYLKRNEKNNTSKAHIKEVPESKKASLDYKIIKTLDNYFTLEINLHTGRHHQIRAQLAAIGCPIKGDLKYGFDRSNPDGGIHLHARKLVFTHPVSKEVLEIIGPTPKDAIWSSI; from the coding sequence ATGCCTAAAGTAATTTCCACCAAAGACAATCTCCAAATTCTTCACGAAGACAATCACATTATTGTGGTAAACAAACGCGTTGGCGATATTGTGCAAGGAGATAAAACCGGAGACAAACCTTTGTCGGATGTTGTTAAAGAATACATCAAAGAAAAATACAACAAACCCGGAGAAGTCTTTCTTGGCGTGGTTCACAGATTAGACCGGCCAACAACCGGAATTGTAGTTTTTGCCCGAACATCAAAAGCATTGACACGATTGAATGAATTATTTGCCAATCGGGAAACACAAAAAACCTATTGGGCAGTTGTTAAAAACAAACCTGAAAAAGATAGCGATACTTTAGTCCATTATCTCAAAAGAAATGAGAAAAACAATACTTCCAAAGCGCATATAAAAGAAGTTCCCGAAAGCAAAAAAGCCAGTCTGGATTATAAAATCATCAAAACGCTCGACAATTATTTTACGCTTGAAATAAATCTGCATACGGGAAGACATCATCAGATAAGAGCACAACTGGCCGCTATTGGTTGTCCAATAAAAGGCGATTTAAAATATGGCTTTGACCGTAGCAATCCCGATGGTGGCATACATCTTCACGCCCGGAAGCTTGTTTTTACACATCCGGTTTCAAAAGAAGTACTGGAAATTATTGGCCCAACACCAAAAGATGCCATTTGGAGTTCGATTTAA
- the panB gene encoding 3-methyl-2-oxobutanoate hydroxymethyltransferase produces MSTAKKDYKRITTKSLFDMKANGEKISMLTAYDYSMAKIVDTAGVDVILVGDSASNVMAGHETTLPITLDQMIYHASGVVRAIERALVVVDLPFGSYQSDPKEALRSAIRIMKESGGHAVKMEGGSEIKESIKRILNAGIPVMGHLGLTPQSIYKFGTYTVRAKEEAEAEQLLEDAKLLEKLGCFALVLEKIPASLAEKVAKTISIPVIGIGAGGGVDGQVLVIHDMLGMNNEFSPRFLRRYLNLYELMTTAIGNYVTDVKSKDFPNKSEQY; encoded by the coding sequence ATGTCTACAGCAAAAAAAGATTACAAAAGAATTACCACCAAGTCCTTATTTGACATGAAAGCCAATGGCGAAAAAATATCTATGCTTACCGCATATGATTATTCGATGGCAAAAATTGTTGATACTGCCGGTGTTGATGTGATTTTGGTAGGCGATTCTGCCAGTAATGTTATGGCGGGTCACGAAACGACTTTGCCGATAACGTTAGACCAGATGATTTATCACGCTTCGGGTGTTGTTCGCGCTATTGAACGTGCTTTGGTTGTGGTTGATTTGCCTTTTGGAAGTTACCAATCGGATCCAAAGGAAGCCTTGCGTTCAGCTATTAGAATTATGAAAGAAAGTGGTGGACATGCAGTAAAAATGGAAGGCGGAAGTGAAATCAAGGAAAGCATCAAACGTATTTTGAACGCCGGAATTCCGGTTATGGGACATTTGGGTTTAACACCGCAATCTATATACAAATTCGGAACATACACAGTTCGCGCTAAAGAAGAAGCCGAAGCAGAACAATTGCTGGAAGACGCTAAATTGTTAGAAAAATTAGGCTGTTTTGCGTTGGTTTTGGAAAAAATTCCTGCATCACTTGCCGAAAAAGTAGCCAAAACAATTTCAATTCCTGTCATCGGAATTGGTGCCGGTGGCGGCGTTGACGGACAAGTATTGGTTATTCACGATATGCTTGGAATGAACAATGAATTCAGTCCACGTTTCCTTAGACGCTACTTGAATTTATACGAACTAATGACTACTGCGATTGGAAATTATGTGACGGATGTTAAGTCTAAAGATTTTCCCAATAAATCAGAGCAATATTAA